The Acidobacteriota bacterium genomic interval GCTCGAGCAGGATCCCGTCCCAGACCACGAGACCGCGGAACAGGTGGACGGTGCCGCGGGGAAGGGTGCCGCCGTCGAAGGCGACGTCCGGATTGGTCAGGTCGACCGCCGCGAAGGTGTTGTCCTCGCGGAGCGTCGAGCTGAGGAGAAGCGGTCGCGACTCCCCGAAACGGAAATGCCAGCGCGACAGCATCCGCGTGCCGCGGTGGTAGAGGCCCTGCTCCTGGGCGCCGATCGGGAGAATGTCCCCGTAGGGATCGAAGACCGCGAACGTTTCGCCGTGCTTGAGGGTCAGCGTCCGGGTCTCGAGGCGCGGAGAGGTGGCCCGGACGTAGAAGTGCCCCCCCTGATAGATGATGTCGTCCGGCATGGCGCCTCCGGGCGGGCGTCGGGCCGTCCGGGCCTGGTGACCCGGGCGGCCCTCGGCACTCCGCGGCCGTCACGCGACCTGGGGATGGCGCGCCGCCGCGAGCCTCCCGTAGATGTGAAGATAGTCCCGCGCCATCCGTTCGGCCGTGAAGCGTCTTTCGAACTCGGCCCGGCAGCGCCGGCGGTCGATCGAGCCGATCCGTTCGACGGCCCGCACAGCCTCCCGCTCGTCGCTCACGACGAATCCCGTGACGCCGTCCTTCAGGACCTCGGGCACCGATCCGCAGGGCCAGGCGATGACCGGCGTGCCGCAGGCCATCGCCTCGATCATCAATAGGCCGAAAGGCTCGGGCCAGTCGATCGGGAAGAGCAAGGCGGCGGCACCGCCGAGAAGCTCCTGCTTCCCGCGGTCGTCGAGCTCGCCCACGAACTCGACGCCGGGCTCGCGCAGCAGTGGGCGGATCTTCTGCTCGTAGTACTCCCGGTCGGCGCGGTCCACCTTGGCGGCGATCAGGAGAGGGATCCCCGCGCGGCGCGCGATCCGGATCGCGCGGTCCGGCCTCTTTTCCGGAGAGATCCGGCCGACGAAGGCGAGGTGCCGGCCGGGCTCGTAGGAGGGCCGGTACAGATCGGGCGGAAGCCCGTGATACACGGTGCCCACCCAGTTGGCGAACGGGAGAGGCCGCCGCTGGGCGTTGGAGATGGAGACCACCGGATGCTCCCTGAATTCACGGAACAGCGGCTTCAGCTCCCGGATGTCGAGGCGGCCGTGCAGGGTCGACAGCGAGGGCGTCGCGAGGCGCCTCGCCCAAGGGAACGCCAGGTAGTCCACGTTGAAGTGAATGACGTCGAACTCCGAGGCCCGCCGCGAGACTTCTTCGAGCATCAGGACGTGAAGCGCGACGGGATCCTGGCACATCGGGTCGAGTCTCGTCGCGCGGCGGCAGGGCGAGACGAGACGGGCCCGCGTCTGCGAATCGCCACTCGCGAACAGGGTCACCTGGTGACCCTTTCGGACCAGCTCCTCAGTGAGGTACGAGACGATCCTCTCCGTGCCGCCGTAGGCCTTCGGGGGGACCGCCTCGTACAGAGGCGAGACCACCGCGATCCTCATGACCGCCTCCCGAGAACCTAGGAAACTCGTGCAACGCCCGCCGGCGACACGCCGCGGCGCCGAGCGTTTCTATAACGACGGCGTGGCCGGGCGGCAAGTGATCGAGGACAAGCGCGCTCGGGTCAGCTCCCGCCGTCCCCCGAGACCCTCGCGAACAGGGCAGCGAGCCGCTCCCGCGGCGGGGGAAGCACGAGGAAGTCGCCCGCGCCGTTGGCCTTCGCCTCGACGACCAGATCGCGCGTCGGCCGGTCGCTGCAGGCCACCACCATCCTCGGGGGTGCCGGGGTGGAGGCCAGCTTCCGGAGCCGGGTGGCCAGATCGGACGGCGACCGGCTGACGACCAGGAGGACGTCGGGACGCTCCCCGGGCTCGGGCTCGGAGTAGAGGGGCACGAGGCGCGCCCCGCAGGCACGGACGACCTCCGCGAGGGCCACCTGACTCGGGTCGGCCGGCGGTCCCGTGATCTGCACGAGCAGGTGCTCGTAGGTGCGCTCCCCCTGCGGCTCGGGCTCCGCTCCCGCCTCGGCGCCGCCGGGCGCGGCGGCCAGGAGCACCGCACCCAGCCGGTCTTCTCCTTCCGTGACGATCCCCACGGCGGCGGCCCAGTCCTCTCCGCCGCCGCCGGCCGTCAGCACGGCCGGCCAGGCTCCGGGGGTCGCCAGCTCGAAGTCGTCCCCGACCCGGACCTCGAGCCCGCACGCCTTTCCCACGGCGGCCGCGAGGAGCCTGGCGGCCTCGCCGATGGACTGGTGAAGCTCCGGGGGAACTTCCCGGCTCTCGCAGACCTGCTTTTGGGTCTCCTCGTCGGTCATCGCGAGCGCGCCCCCGGCGAGGACGGCCACTTCCAGTTCGAGGGCCAGCAGGGCGATCCTCCCTTCGCCCGCCGAGATCCGGAAGAGGTAGACCGGTCGCTGGCCGAACCCCTCCCGGGCCTCGTCGCCGGCGGGATCGATGCCGAGCTCTCGGCCTGTCAGGGAGGAGAGGCTCTCTCCCAGCGCCCCCAGAAGCTGGCCGGCCCCACAGGGGAGCCGGCCGAGACCGGTTTCGGTCGCCGTCTGCACGGTAGGCCCTCGGGATCCCTTGTCGGCCGGAGCCCCTCCCGCTTGAGGGGCGCGGCCCCGTCCGGGCGGCCCTACACTGGCCGCATGCGGCTCGCGACCACGCACCTCAACGCCGACGCCGACGGTCTGGCGGGGATGGTCGCGCTGCGGCGGCTCTACGGCCCGCTGGAGCTGGTCCTTCCGGGGGGCGTCGAGCCGACCGCGCGCCGCATCTGGGAGGAGCTCTCCCCGGGTCTTCCGGAGATCGGGCCGCTGCCCCCGATCCTCGAGCGACTGGACCGGGAGGGAGCCGATCTCCTCCTCGTCGCGGACACCGCCCGCGCGGAGAGGCTCGGCCCGCTCGGCGACCGCCTGGGGAGGGTGAAGAAGGTGCGGGCGTTCGACACCCACGGGGAGGCCGGGGCCGACCTTCCGCGCGCGCGGCTCCCGCGGGCGGCCTCCTGCGCCGCCGCGCTCGCTCTCCGCCTCCACCGGAGGGGACTCGTGCCCCCCGCCGCGGAGGCCACGCTCTTCCTGCTCGCGATCCACGTCGATTCGAAGGGGTTCACCGCTCCCGAGACCACGGCGGCCGACCACAGAGCGGCCGCGCTGTGCCTGCGCTGGGGCGCCGACCCCTCCGCGATTCCGCGCCTGCTGCCCTCGGGGCTCGACCGGCGCCGGCTGTCCCTGCTCGAGGAGATGGCCCGCTCGGCCCGGATCGTGGAGACCCCCGCCGGCCCCGTGGCCCTGTTGACCGTCGAGCGGGAGCGCTTCGAACCGGACCTCTCGACTCTGCTCGGCCAGCTGCGGGACGCCGAGGGGTGGCCCGCGGCCTTCCTCGTCGCTTCCCTCGGCGGTCGGCTCTACCTGATGGCTCGTTCGACCGGGCAAGTCGACGTGGGAGCCGTCCTCCGCTCCCTCGGCGGCGGTGGTCACCCCAGCGCGGCGGGGGCCACGCTCCGCGGGATGACGCTGCGGGATGCCCGGGAGGTGCTCGCGGAAGCAATCCGAGCGCACCTGGGACGGCGCCCCACGGCCGGAGAGCTCGCGGTGCGCCCCTTCGTCTCGCTCGCGGCCGACCGGTCGATCGGCGATGCGGCCGACCTGATGGACCGTCACGGTCTCAACGCGCTCCCTCTCCGAGCGGCCGGAAAGCGGGAGTTCGTCGGGGTGGTCACGCGCCAGGAGGTCGACGCCGCGCTCCGGCACGGCCTGGCGGAGCGACCGGTCTCCGAGATCGCGGCGCGGCCCCCTGCGTGGGTCGCCCCGGAGGCCGATCTGGCGCAAGCGAGGCGAGCGCTGTCCCGCGGGGGCCGGATCCTGCTCGTTGGCGAGCCGCCCGACCGGGCGGTGGGCATCCTCACTCGGACCGCCCTGCTCCAGGCCGAGGCCGGGCCGGCCCCGCCGGGCGATCACGGTGCCCGGTCGAGGAGGTCCGTACTCGAGCGGACCCGGCGGGCGCTCGGATCCGCCTGGGGGCCGGTCGAGCGCGTCGGGGCGGTGGCGGCCGAACTAGGCTTCGCCGCCCACCTCGTGGGCGGCACCGTCCGCGACCTGCTCTTGGGCCGCAAGGTGCGCGACATCGACGTCGTGGTGGAGGGAGACGCCCTTCGGCTCGCGCAGGTCCTCGCGGAGCGGGAAGGCGGGGAGCTGCGGCTGCACGAGCCGTTCGGCACCGCTCGCTGGACCCCTCCCGGCGGGCCGCCGATCGATCTGGCCACCGCACGGGCGGAGTACTACGAGCGGCCCGGCAGCTTGCCCAGCGTCCACCACGCCGGTCTCAGGCGCGATCTGTACCGGCGCGACTTCACCATCAACGCGATGGCGATCTCGATCGATCCCGCCGAGGCGGGTCTGCTGCGCGATCCCTTCGGAGGCTACGAGGACCTCAAGCGCGGACTGCTCCGCGTCCTCCACGGCCTGAGCTTCCAGGAGGACCCGACGCGCGCCTTCCGCGCCGCGCGCTTCGCCGCGCGGCTGGGTTTCCGCCTCGCCCCCCACACCGAGGGTCTGTTGCGGGGCGCGCTCCGGTCCGGGGCGTTCGATCGCGTCTCCCCCTCCCGTCTCGGGCGCGAGATCGATCGCATCCTGGCCGAGCCGGAGGTCTCGGCCGCGTTGCGGCTCCTCCGGGAGTGGGACCTGATCGAGACGATCCACCCGGCCCTCCGGTCCGACCGGGGGCTGCTGGAGCGGGCGACGGCCGTGCGGAACGCATGGCATGAACTCTCCGGCCTGTGGGCCGGAAGCGGGGACGCGCCGCCGCCGCCGTCCGAGCCTCTCTGGATCGCCCTCGCCGCGGCGATTCCCCTCCGGGAGCGCGAGGCGAAGCTCGACCTGGTGCCGCGCGGCCGGGAGCGCCGGCGGCGCTGGCTCGAGGGGCCGGAGAGGGCGGCGGCCGCTATCGAGCGGGTCGAGCGGGCCGCCGACAGGGCCGAGGTGGCGGAAGCTCTGGAGGGACTCGACGCGGCCGAGCGAACGTTCGCGCTCGGGACCGCCTCCGGCGAACACGTCCGGCGGCGGCTTCGCTGGTGGGAACGGGAGGGGCGGCACATCCGGCCGGCGATCGGCGGAGAGGATTTGATAGGTATGGGGATCCCCCCTGGCCCGCGCCTCGGCCGCGCCCTGCGCGCCGCGCAGAGACTGGCCTGGAACGGCGCCTCCCCGGAGGAGCAGAAAGCGGCGGCACGTGCCTACGCGGAGAGCGGAACGGAGCGCTAGGGACCGCCCGGCGCCGGGGACGGCGCACTCCCCCGGGGCTCGCTCCGGCCAGGGGCGCGGAAGGGCCACGGGTGGCGGTCGAGGTACCGGAGCGCCAGATCGGCGACCCTCCGGTAGCTGCGGGTACCGCCGCGCACTCCGTGAGCCTCCAGGTAGGCGCTGTAGACCCGCCGAACCACCGGCGCCTCCCTTCCGCGGTGCTTCTTGAAGAAATCGAGCATCGCGCGCATGTCCCGGCGGACGCCGGGAGTCCTTCCCTTGGGACCGCGTCCCAGCTCCAGCCACACGGCGAGCCAGCCGGCGTACCGCAGCTCCGGCTCCGGGGCCCGCCACAGGGTGAGCAGCGCGACGAAGCTCGCCGCCTCCTCCCACGCGAACCCGGCCAGGTGGGCCCGCTCGTGGGCGATCACGAAGGGGAGCTGTCCCGGAGGTGCCGGATCGACCACGTTCACCTCGGCCGTGAACGGGCCGTAAACCCCGGAGACTCCCCACCGGAGCAAGAGGGGACTGGCGAGGAACCGCTTCGCCCGCGGGGCACCGATCGCCGGCCATCCCTGCTCCGCGAGAGCCTCGAGCTGGAGGTCGCGCACCCTCCGGTCCACGTCCTCGAATCGGCCGAAGGCGACGACCCCGGAGCCGTCCTCCGGCGAGGCGATTCTCGCCGCGTCGAGCGCCGCGCCGACGCGCTCGATCAGCGCCGGCGCCCTGTCCGCGCCCACCGTACCGCCGAGGCCGAACAGCTCCCGGGGATCGGGGCGCGCGTAGTTGAACCCCCAGAGGATCAAGAACGCGCACCAGATCCAGCCCGCCTCCCCGAGAAGGCGCAGCGCCCCTTCCCCGAGCGCCGCCGCACGCGTCCCGCCCCGGCGGCGGCGGTTGTAGCCCACGGCGGCCGAGGCGATCAGCGCCAGGGGGATCGCGACGAAAACGGGCTCGGCAAGGGAGAACGGGACGCGCGAGGTGATCCGGGAGAGCGGACCCACGAGGGCCGGGTACAGGCCGTGCGCGTAGAGGCGTTCCGTCGCGGCCGGGGCGAGACGGGCGGCGGTGAACGAGAGCAGTCCCGCGACTCCGGCGAACAGGCCGGCGCGGATCCTGCGCGGCAACCGGGCCCGGGAGCGCATGCCGGGCCGAATTATGAGGCTCTCCCCGAGGGGCCGCCGGAGAAGGGAACGGGCTCTTCGACCCTTCGGGCCAGCGAGCTCGACCGGCACAGCAGGAGTCCCGGCAAGGCGAGCAGAGCGGTCGCCGAAAACCATCCCGCGTAACCGAGCGCCGCCACGCCGATCCCGCTGACGGCACCGGTGAGATCGCGCGTCGCGGCGAACAGGGCGGAGAGCAACGCGTACTCGACGGCCGCGCGGCTCTTCTCGCAGACCCTCATCAGAAGGGAGATGAAGGCCGCGGTCGCCAGGCCACCCCCGAGGCTCTCCACCACCGCCGCCGCGAGGACCGAGCCCGTGCCACCGTTCCAGCGGTCGACCGCCGCGTAGGCGAGGTTCGTCAGCGCCTGGGCCCAGGCCATCCAGAACAGAGAGCGGAGGATTCCGAGGCGGGCGACGATCAGACCTCCCGCCACCGCCCCGGCGACGGTCGCTCCGAGGGTCGCCGGGCTGAAGACCATCCCGATCGTCACCGGGTCGACCCCGTGGTCCACCCAGAACGTCCGCACCATCGGCCCGAGCGCGGCGTCCGGCCACCGGTAGAGCAGCACGGTGGCGGCGAGCGCGAGCCCTCCCGGTCTCTTCGCCCAGCGCCACAGCCCCCATGTCAACCGGCGTGCGCCTTCGCGGCGGTCCGGACTCGGAGCGAAGAGAAGGACGCCGGCGCCCAGTGCGGCCATGACGGCCGCCGCGCCCACCAGCACGGCGCTCCACGGAAAGAATCCCGCCAGCGCCACGCCGGCCCCGCCCGCGAGCCACAGGGCCGCCCGGTAGGCCGCCACCCGCACCGAGTTCGCCGGACCTTCCTCTCCCTTTCGGATGATCCCGATCGTGTAGGCGTCCACCGCGATGTCCTGTGTCGCGCCGGCGAGGGTGAACGCCCCGAGCAGGACGGCGAGGAGGGGGAGCCGGCGGGCTCCGGCGGCCGAGGCGGCGGCGAGCGCCGCCGCGCCGGCGGCGAGGCTGCCCGCGATCCACGTCGTGCGCCGTCCGGTCTTGTCGACCAGCGGGGACCACAGGACCTTCAGCGTCCACGGGAGCGCCAGCGCGTTCAAGCCCCCGATCGCCTGCAGGGGAGCGCCGCCGAGCCGGAGCCACACCGGGAGCAGCTCCTTGAAGACGCCGAACGGAAGCCCGGATCCGATCGAGACGAGCCCGACCCAGAACAGCCGCCGCGTCCGGCCCCCCGAAGGGGACTTCACCGGGAACGCCCCCGGTGGTGCGTGCCGGCGGCGGATCCGCCGGACGCTCGTCGCCTCTCGATCCGACCGCCCGCTCGCCCCCCGCGGGCGCGTGGCACCTCCCCGCGGCTCCTGACTCCTCGGCGGTCCGCCGCGCCGGGGCGGGGGACTCTCCCGCGCGCGCCGGCCGCCGGGAGCGGCCGCGCGGCCCGGCCGAGCGCCGGCGGTGCCGCCGGGAGGACGGGGGGGACGCCTCCGCTGCGCCTCCGGCTCGCCGGGACGGCGCGCCCGCCGGAAAACGCGAGCGGGACCGCGGCACGGGAGCGGAACGTCGCGGGGGAGGCGGACCGCGCGGGCGCTTTTGCCCCTCGCGTGCTGGCCTCCAGGTTGGACTTCGCCGATCGGGACATCGGCCCTCCGCACCCGCCGACTCTAGGGGGAAACGGAGCCCCGGGACAACGGAGCCCGCGGCTCGGGGCCCTAGAATGACTCCCATGCCCGTGCTCGGGATCGAAACATCCTGCGACGAAACGGCCGCCGCGGTCATCGACTGGAGCGGAACGGTTCGGTCTTCGGTCGTGGCCTCCCAGGTCGTCGAACACGCCCCGTTCGGGGGGGTCGTTCCGGAGATCGCCGCCCGGCGGCATCTCGAGAACCTCGACCGCGTCGTCGAGGAGGCGCTCGAGCGCGCTGGGATCGCGTTGCGGGAGCTGGAGGGGATCGCGGTCACTCGCGGCCCCGGGCTGATCGGCTGTCTCCTCGTCGGGGTCACGTTCGCCCGCACCCTCGGATGGGCTTTGGAGCGTCCCGTGGTGGGGGTGAACCATCTCGAGGGGCACATCGCCTCGGGCTGGCTGACCGCGCCCGACCTCCCGTTTCCCGCCCTGGCGCTGGTGGTCTCGGGAGGGCACACGGCGCTGTGGCGGGTCCGCGGCGCGGGCGACTACCTTCAGGTCGCGCGCACCAGGGACGACGCCGCGGGCGAAGCCTTCGACAAGGTGGCCAAGATGCTCGGACTGCGCTATCCGGGTGGCCCGGAACTCGACGCCCTCGCCGAGAGCGGTGACCCGCACGCGTTCCCCTTCGGAGCGCTGCGGCTCAAGGGCGCGCCCGGCTTCTCCTTCTCGGGCTACAAGACGGCGGCGCGGCAGCACATGGAGCGAGCCGGACTCGACCCGCTGCAGTCGCCGGACGACCCGCCTCCGGCCGGGGTGCGCGACCTCGCCGCGTCGTTCAGGCACGCGGTGGTGCGGGAGATCGTGCGGGTGGCCCGGAAGGCGATCGCGGAAGAGCGCCCGCGTTCCCTCGTCCTGGCCGGCGGTGTCGCGGCGAACCGGCTCCTCAGGCGCGAGATCACATCTCTCGCCGACGAGTTCGGCCTGGCCCTCGCCATCCCCCCGCTCGAATACTGCGGCGACAATGCGGCGATGATCGCGCTCGCCGGACTTCCTCGCCTCCGCCGCGGCGAGAACGACCTCGAAACGCTCGACGCCGCGGCCCACCTCCCGCTCGGCGGGCCCGAAGCGGCCCGGACGTCGAGGAGGCACCGGTGAGCCGCCCCGGTGCCATCGACCCGGAGACCCTCATGCGAACGGCCTGCGAGGCGGTGCGCGCGGGAGGCCGGGCGCTCGCGCCCTTCGCGTCGCGTTCCCGGGACCTCGAGGTCGAGGAAAAGGCGCTCCACGACCTGGTCACGGCGGCGGACGTGGCGTCGGAGCGCGCCATCGTGGCCCTGATCCGCGAGCGCCATCCCGATCACGCGGTGCTCGGCGAGGAAGAGGCGCGCGCGGGGCTGGACACCGACCGGCCGCGGTGGCTCGTCGATCCGCTCGACGGCACCGCCAACTTCGTGCACGGCTACCCCGTGTGGGGCGTGTCGGTCGCCTGCACCGTCGACGGGCGCGTGGTGGCCGGAGCGATCCTGGATCCGAACCGCGGGGAGCTCTTCGCCGCGGCGCGCGGCCTGGGAGCCCGGCTCGACGGCGAACGGCTCCGGACGAGCGGCCGATCGTCGCTGAAAGGCGCCCTGATCGCGACCGGTTTTCCGTTCCGGCGGCTCGCGCGGCTCGAGCCGTTCCTCGACACGCTGAGGGCGGTGCTTCCGGCAGCCGCGGGGGTGCGCCGGGCCGGTGCGGCCTCGATCGACCTCGCCTGGGTGGCAGCAGGCCGGTGCGACGGGTTCTGGGAGGAAGGTCTCGGTCCGTGGGACATCGCCGCGGGCTCCCTGCTCGTGGAGGAAGCCGGCGGCGTCGTGACCGATTTCACCGGAGGCGACCGTTTCCTGGAGACGGGCGCCGTCGTGGCCGGCCCGCCCGGCGTCCACCGGGAGCTCCGGCAGATCGTCGAGCGCTGCCAGGGAGCCGGGGCATGAGCGGCGGAGCCGTTCGGCTCCCCCCGGCGATGCCGGTCAGACCTCGACCCCCAGCACCCGGCGGAGCAGCCAGCCGACGCCGAAGCTGATCAACGCGACGCCGAGCGAGATGGCGGCCATCTCGGAAAACCGCCGCACGAACGAAAGGCCGCGCGCGGTGGCGATGTAGAAGGTATAGCCGGCGATCACCGCGAGCGCGGCGACGAGCATCGCCGCCAGCGCCGTCGCCGTTCGTTCGAAGACGAAGTACGGTGCCGTGAGGAGCGCCACCGTCGCCACGTAGGCGGCGCCGGTGTAGAGCGCCGAGAGCAGGGGCGTCTTGTTCGCGCCCGCGTCCGCTTCCTCGCGGGAGGAGAGGAACTCGGACGCGGCCATCGACAGGGCCGCCGCCACCCCCATGACGAGGCCGGTGAGAGCGATCAGCCGCGGCCGGCCGATGGCGAGCGACAGCCCGGCGAGGGTTCCCGTCAGCTCCACGAGCGCATCGTTGAGCCCGAGAACGATCGAACTGGCGTACTCGAGCCGCGATTCCCGGAGCATGTCGAGCAGCTCCCGCTCGTGCCGGTTCTCCTCGGCGATCATCTCCACGGCCTGAGGGATGTCGGGCCCCAGGCGCCGGTAGGCCTCGGTCGCGGCCGACTCTCCTCGCTCGAGCAGTTTGAGGGCGAAGGTGAGTCCCAAGAACCGCGCGAGGAACACGTACAGCGCGACACGGAACCGTGAGGGGCGCAGATCGACACCGGTGAGCTCGCGCCAGGTGTCGTGATGCCGCTGTTCGTCGGCCGCGATCCGCTCCAGCACCCTGCGGTTGCCGGGGTCGGCGGCCCGCGCCGCCAGGCGGCGGTAGATCTGGCACTCGGTGATCTCGTTGGCCTGCGCCGCCAGAATGGCGCGGCGCTGCGGCCCGCTCAGCCGGACGCCCCTGCCGGTCGCCATGGAGCCCTCCTGGGAGGGGGATTATTCAACACGGGCCGGGACTTCTCACCGGCTTGCCGGCGCCCGGCGCGGCGTGGGAGACTACCAGCACACCCCGGGGTGTCCCACGTCATGGAATCGTCCGCCCTGACAACCTCGCCTCGCGCCGACGGCCTGGGCGCCGGGAGAAGACCGTGAGCTCTGGCGAACGACCGGCGGGGGCTCTGACCGGCAAGACGCTGGCCGGGTACCGGATCCTCGAACTCATCGGTGCGGGCGCGATGGGGGAGGTGTACCGCGCCTACCACATGCGGCTGCGGCGGACGGTCGCGATCAAGGTCCTGCGCGACGAGGAATTCGCGGGGTACCGATCGCGGCAGCGTTTCATCCGCGAGGTGAGGCTCGCCTCCCGGATCATGCACCCGTACGTCACGACGGTTCTCGACGTCGTCGAATCGGAGGCGGGAACGCTCCTGGTCCAGGAGTACGTCGACGGGCGCCGGCTCGACGCACTCCTCCGCGAGCGCAAGCTGTCTGCCGAGGAAGCGCTCCGGTACGCGCTCGAGCTGTGCGAAGCCCTCTGCGCGGTGCACGACGCGGGGTTCGTCCACCGCGACATCAAGCCGGCCAACGTGATGATCACGAAGTCCGGCCACGTCAAGCTGCTCGACCTGGGCATCGCCCGCCGTATTCGCCCGCCGGCGTTGAGGGCCGTCGAGGCGGACGACCAGACGACGATCGACCCGACGCTCACGGAGCCCGGGGGCCAGCCGGGCACCGTCCCGTACATGTCGCCCGAGCAGGCGCGGGGAGAGCCTCCCGATCCGCGGAGCGATCTGTTCGCTCTCGGAGTGGTCCTCTGGGAGATGCT includes:
- a CDS encoding glycosyltransferase family 4 protein, whose product is MRIAVVSPLYEAVPPKAYGGTERIVSYLTEELVRKGHQVTLFASGDSQTRARLVSPCRRATRLDPMCQDPVALHVLMLEEVSRRASEFDVIHFNVDYLAFPWARRLATPSLSTLHGRLDIRELKPLFREFREHPVVSISNAQRRPLPFANWVGTVYHGLPPDLYRPSYEPGRHLAFVGRISPEKRPDRAIRIARRAGIPLLIAAKVDRADREYYEQKIRPLLREPGVEFVGELDDRGKQELLGGAAALLFPIDWPEPFGLLMIEAMACGTPVIAWPCGSVPEVLKDGVTGFVVSDEREAVRAVERIGSIDRRRCRAEFERRFTAERMARDYLHIYGRLAAARHPQVA
- a CDS encoding CBS domain-containing protein; the encoded protein is MRLATTHLNADADGLAGMVALRRLYGPLELVLPGGVEPTARRIWEELSPGLPEIGPLPPILERLDREGADLLLVADTARAERLGPLGDRLGRVKKVRAFDTHGEAGADLPRARLPRAASCAAALALRLHRRGLVPPAAEATLFLLAIHVDSKGFTAPETTAADHRAAALCLRWGADPSAIPRLLPSGLDRRRLSLLEEMARSARIVETPAGPVALLTVERERFEPDLSTLLGQLRDAEGWPAAFLVASLGGRLYLMARSTGQVDVGAVLRSLGGGGHPSAAGATLRGMTLRDAREVLAEAIRAHLGRRPTAGELAVRPFVSLAADRSIGDAADLMDRHGLNALPLRAAGKREFVGVVTRQEVDAALRHGLAERPVSEIAARPPAWVAPEADLAQARRALSRGGRILLVGEPPDRAVGILTRTALLQAEAGPAPPGDHGARSRRSVLERTRRALGSAWGPVERVGAVAAELGFAAHLVGGTVRDLLLGRKVRDIDVVVEGDALRLAQVLAEREGGELRLHEPFGTARWTPPGGPPIDLATARAEYYERPGSLPSVHHAGLRRDLYRRDFTINAMAISIDPAEAGLLRDPFGGYEDLKRGLLRVLHGLSFQEDPTRAFRAARFAARLGFRLAPHTEGLLRGALRSGAFDRVSPSRLGREIDRILAEPEVSAALRLLREWDLIETIHPALRSDRGLLERATAVRNAWHELSGLWAGSGDAPPPPSEPLWIALAAAIPLREREAKLDLVPRGRERRRRWLEGPERAAAAIERVERAADRAEVAEALEGLDAAERTFALGTASGEHVRRRLRWWEREGRHIRPAIGGEDLIGMGIPPGPRLGRALRAAQRLAWNGASPEEQKAAARAYAESGTER
- a CDS encoding DUF3810 family protein; the protein is MVFGDRSARLAGTPAVPVELAGPKGRRARSLLRRPLGESLIIRPGMRSRARLPRRIRAGLFAGVAGLLSFTAARLAPAATERLYAHGLYPALVGPLSRITSRVPFSLAEPVFVAIPLALIASAAVGYNRRRRGGTRAAALGEGALRLLGEAGWIWCAFLILWGFNYARPDPRELFGLGGTVGADRAPALIERVGAALDAARIASPEDGSGVVAFGRFEDVDRRVRDLQLEALAEQGWPAIGAPRAKRFLASPLLLRWGVSGVYGPFTAEVNVVDPAPPGQLPFVIAHERAHLAGFAWEEAASFVALLTLWRAPEPELRYAGWLAVWLELGRGPKGRTPGVRRDMRAMLDFFKKHRGREAPVVRRVYSAYLEAHGVRGGTRSYRRVADLALRYLDRHPWPFRAPGRSEPRGSAPSPAPGGP
- the tsaD gene encoding tRNA (adenosine(37)-N6)-threonylcarbamoyltransferase complex transferase subunit TsaD, which codes for MPVLGIETSCDETAAAVIDWSGTVRSSVVASQVVEHAPFGGVVPEIAARRHLENLDRVVEEALERAGIALRELEGIAVTRGPGLIGCLLVGVTFARTLGWALERPVVGVNHLEGHIASGWLTAPDLPFPALALVVSGGHTALWRVRGAGDYLQVARTRDDAAGEAFDKVAKMLGLRYPGGPELDALAESGDPHAFPFGALRLKGAPGFSFSGYKTAARQHMERAGLDPLQSPDDPPPAGVRDLAASFRHAVVREIVRVARKAIAEERPRSLVLAGGVAANRLLRREITSLADEFGLALAIPPLEYCGDNAAMIALAGLPRLRRGENDLETLDAAAHLPLGGPEAARTSRRHR
- a CDS encoding inositol monophosphatase yields the protein MSRPGAIDPETLMRTACEAVRAGGRALAPFASRSRDLEVEEKALHDLVTAADVASERAIVALIRERHPDHAVLGEEEARAGLDTDRPRWLVDPLDGTANFVHGYPVWGVSVACTVDGRVVAGAILDPNRGELFAAARGLGARLDGERLRTSGRSSLKGALIATGFPFRRLARLEPFLDTLRAVLPAAAGVRRAGAASIDLAWVAAGRCDGFWEEGLGPWDIAAGSLLVEEAGGVVTDFTGGDRFLETGAVVAGPPGVHRELRQIVERCQGAGA
- a CDS encoding rubrerythrin family protein; its protein translation is MATGRGVRLSGPQRRAILAAQANEITECQIYRRLAARAADPGNRRVLERIAADEQRHHDTWRELTGVDLRPSRFRVALYVFLARFLGLTFALKLLERGESAATEAYRRLGPDIPQAVEMIAEENRHERELLDMLRESRLEYASSIVLGLNDALVELTGTLAGLSLAIGRPRLIALTGLVMGVAAALSMAASEFLSSREEADAGANKTPLLSALYTGAAYVATVALLTAPYFVFERTATALAAMLVAALAVIAGYTFYIATARGLSFVRRFSEMAAISLGVALISFGVGWLLRRVLGVEV